In Candidatus Omnitrophota bacterium, a genomic segment contains:
- a CDS encoding VanZ family protein produces the protein MRYFFRYWLPMFAQMTLIFFLSSQSTFPQEIPVWMFYFDKAVHAILFGLLCFLLLRAWVAGEWAKTTNLTFSLSILFTTLYGVSDEIHQRFVPGRTPSLGDVTADAAGAILVCLAIWAIQLRRLPEDNVIL, from the coding sequence ATGCGTTATTTCTTCCGTTATTGGCTGCCGATGTTCGCCCAGATGACGCTTATCTTTTTTCTCTCTTCCCAGTCTACTTTCCCCCAAGAAATTCCGGTTTGGATGTTTTATTTCGACAAAGCGGTTCACGCCATACTTTTCGGTTTGCTTTGTTTTCTTCTATTGCGCGCCTGGGTGGCGGGAGAATGGGCGAAAACGACGAATCTGACTTTCAGCCTTTCCATCCTTTTCACGACGCTTTACGGCGTTTCAGATGAAATCCATCAGCGATTCGTACCGGGCCGAACGCCTTCGCTGGGAGACGTAACGGCCGACGCCGCAGGAGCGATATTAGTATGTCTGGCTATATGGGCAATTCAGTTGCGCCGCTTGCCGGAGGACAACGTTATTTTATAA